In a genomic window of Procambarus clarkii isolate CNS0578487 chromosome 10, FALCON_Pclarkii_2.0, whole genome shotgun sequence:
- the LOC138363313 gene encoding uncharacterized protein, with product MTMLQVTVGTMTMLQVTVGTMTMLQVTAVIMTMLQVTVITMPMLQVTVGTMTMLQVTVGTMTMLQVTVGTMTMLQVTVGTMTMLQVTVGTMTMLQVTVGTMTMLQVTVGTMTMLQATVVIMTMLQVTVITMTMLQVTVGTMTMLQVTVGTMTMLQVTVGTMTMLQATVVIMTMLQVTVITMTMLQVTVGTMTMLQVTVGTMTMLQVTVGTMTMLQVTVGTMTMLQVTVVIMTMLQVTVITMTMLQVTVGTMTMLQVTVVIMTMLQVTVITMTMLQVTVGTMTMLQVTVGTMTMLQVTVGTMTMLQVTVGTMTMLQVTVGAMTMLQVTAVTMTMLQVTVITMPMLQVTVGTMTMLQVTVGTMTMLQVTVGTMTMLQVTVGTMTMLQATVGTMTMLQATVGTMTMLQATVGTMTMLQVNVGTMTMLQVTVVIMTMLQVTVITMTMLQATVGTTTMPQVVWPSTVPDTRDDSSGMTFVARCCTFSRAAMSF from the coding sequence ATGACCATGCTGCAGGTCACTGTTGGCACCATGACCATGCTGCAGGTCACTGTTGGCACCATGACCATGCTGCAGGTCACTGCTGTAATAATGACCATGCTGCAGGTCACTGTTATAACCATGCCCATGCTGCAGGTCACTGTTGGCACCATGACCATGCTGCAGGTCACTGTTGGCACCATGACCATGCTGCAGGTCACTGTTGGCACCATGACCATGCTGCAGGTCACTGTTGGCACCATGACCATGCTGCAGGTCACTGTTGGCACCATGACCATGCTGCAGGTCACTGTTGGCACCATGACCATGCTGCAGGTCACTGTTGGCACCATGACCATGCTGCAGGCCACTGTTGTAATCATGACCATGCTGCAGGTCACTGTTATAACCATGACCATGCTGCAGGTCACTGTTGGCACCATGACCATGCTGCAGGTCACTGTTGGCACCATGACCATGCTGCAGGTCACTGTTGGCACCATGACCATGCTGCAGGCCACTGTTGTAATCATGACCATGCTGCAGGTCACTGTTATAACCATGACCATGCTGCAGGTCACTGTTGGCACCATGACCATGCTGCAGGTCACTGTTGGCACCATGACCATGCTGCAGGTCACTGTTGGCACCATGACCATGCTGCAGGTCACTGTTGGCACCATGACCATGCTGCAGGTCACTGTTGTAATCATGACCATGCTGCAGGTCACTGTTATAACCATGACCATGCTACAGGTCACTGTTGGCACCATGACCATGCTGCAGGTCACTGTTGTAATCATGACCATGCTGCAGGTCACTGTTATAACCATGACCATGCTGCAGGTCACTGTTGGCACCATGACCATGCTGCAGGTCACTGTTGGCACCATGACCATGCTGCAGGTCACTGTTGGCACCATGACCATGCTGCAGGTCACTGTTGGCACCATGACCATGCTGCAGGTCACTGTTGGCGCCATGACCATGCTGCAGGTCACTGCTGTAACCATGACCATGCTGCAGGTCACTGTTATAACCATGCCCATGCTGCAGGTCACTGTTGGCACCATGACCATGCTGCAGGTCACTGTTGGCACCATGACCATGCTGCAGGTCACTGTTGGCACCATGACCATGCTGCAGGTCACTGTTGGCACCATGACCATGCTGCAGGCCACTGTTGGCACCATGACCATGCTGCAGGCCACTGTTGGCACCATGACCATGCTGCAGGCCACTGTTGGCACCATGACCATGCTGCAGGTCAATGTTGGCACCATGACCATGCTGCAGGTCACTGTTGTAATCATGACCATGCTGCAGGTCACTGTTATAACCATGACCATGCTGCAGGCCACTGTTGGCACCACGACCATGCCGCAGGTCGTGTGGccttcaaccgttcctgatacgagagatgacagttctggaatgacttttgttgcccggtgttgcaccttctccagagcagctatgtccttctga
- the LOC138363312 gene encoding uncharacterized protein produces MTMLQVTVGTMTMLQVTVGTMTMLQVTAVIMTMLQVTVITMPMLQVTVGTMTMLQVTVGTMTMLQVTVGTMTMLQVTVGTMTMLQVTVVIMTMLQVTVITMTMLQVTVGTMNMLQVTVGTMTML; encoded by the coding sequence ATGACCATGCTGCAGGTCACTGTTGGCACCATGACCATGCTGCAGGTCACTGTTGGCACCATGACCATGCTGCAGGTCACTGCTGTAATAATGACCATGCTGCAGGTCACTGTTATAACCATGCCCATGCTGCAGGTCACTGTTGGCACCATGACCATGCTGCAGGTCACTGTTGGCACCATGACCATGCTGCAGGTCACTGTTGGCACCATGACCATGCTGCAGGTCACTGTTGGCACCATGACCATGCTACAGGTCACTGTTGTAATCATGACCATGCTGCAGGTCACTGTTATAACCATGACCATGCTGCAGGTCACTGTTGGCACCATGAACATGCTGCAGGTCACTGTTGGCACCATGACCAtgctgtaa